DNA from Fusarium musae strain F31 chromosome 7, whole genome shotgun sequence:
CTAATCTTCTGCAGAAGTGTTTCCAGCACCAGAAACAGACTTGGCTCTCTTAGCTTCTTGTTGCTCGAGAAGGGTTTCCTTCCTCTTTGTAGCTTCTTGTTGCGAGTCAAGAGCACCATTGACACTCCAGTAAAGACGATGCACAGCTTCATAAGAATGACTGTCCTTGAACACAGCGAATGAGCAGAGGAAGATATGGGCGTTGAGTAGTATGAGGCTCTTTGAACCCCGAATGTCATTTATGAGACTACTATTCTCTTTGATGGCCTCGACTCGAGCGCACAAGGTTGCTTCGACTATGGCTCTGACGTGCTCGGGATCAATTTGTCTTCCCCAAGACTTCCCGAGACTGCTGGCAATGTGCTTGTAGTATTGCACCAACTTTTCCTGACATGCGCAGGGTGGTGCGAAGATATCGTATTCGTGTATAGGGCAAATGGAGAGCCTGTGGAAGTGGTTGTCGCATTCGGTCAAGAACTTGCAGATGATGCCTTCTACCTCCGCTTTGGTCATTTTTGATCGGTCGTCTGAGCCACCAAAGACTGCTGCACAGATTCGTGGTGACAAGACTGGCGTGGTTATCGGGAATTTCAGCCCGGGAGTTTTGGTGAGAAGCCCATAGGACATCCCGAGTTTGGGATCTGACATTGTGAAATATTCAGAGTGTAGAGTTGAAGTGACCAGGTGTATCGTGGTGGACTCTACTGAGTCTCCCTGCCCTGATATACTAACGGCTCAGCCAAGGTGTCGTAATACAGATTTCGAGAAAGAGGGGAATAATCAGAGACATGAAAGTTAAGTTCAAAACACCTATTGACAGCCTGTGAATCTGTTGCGAGTGACAAGTTATATGTGCAGAAACAACGTTTAGGGAGGCCTCATCTCGAACCATAAAAGTTTCGCGGCCAATAACTTTGTTTGCAGATGTTTCGTCCTTGGGAAGGCATGCTTGTTGGTATTGAGAACGAGTGACGAAGGAAGCTGTGAAGGAAGCTGATTGAGAGCAAGCGTGACCATCAAACGCAATATGGGGAACTTGAAGATGCGCTCACGATGTTTACAATGGAAAGTTACCATGCTTGAGGGGTACCTGATTCGCCTGATTCACGTGAGTTATTCCCTCAAACAATCTCGGGATAAAACAGAGTATAATGTCACTTCAGCACTGCACATAAACTTCGAGGTTTCAACTCAAGTATAATAGCTGGTTAGATATTGACATGGACCAATCAACTCAAAGATGCTATGGTTTACCACCCAATCATGATGGACTAAGCAAAGCTTTTTAAACATAGATTGGCCGCCTCGATGATTGCCCTATTCAATAGCATTCTGACGCAAGATCACTTCAACAACGACAGTTTACGGCCTGGCACCCGCATCTGATACAAGAGACAGCCAAGAACCTAAGCTGCACACCCAGATAACTTTAACGAATACAGAATCGCCTTGATGATGTAGCTACAGCAAACTGCTgtcacatacgaccatagcTCTCGGAgaatacgggatcccgtctgcTCTCCCATCGTCAAGCCGAGAAGCGGTGAATTAGTACTCAGGTCGGTGACGACTGGGGAATCCTCACTGTTGTATGTTGCTGTTTTGCTGGTGAAACCTTTTTTGCTATATATGGTTTTGAATTGATGCCTGTTGGAGGCTCTCAGTACTGCTGCCTGGCGGCCCTGGGTATGGAAGTATAACACCAATGAAGCGCCTGGGGGAACAAGCCACATTGACATGTAAGATAGGGACGTGTAGAATTGTAAAGAATTGATTACAATCTCTGACTCTGGGTAGTATGTCCGTGATagctctcaaagtcaatggaTTGAGGGAGGTTGTGATAGTGGCCAATCAGAGGAGAATGGTGTTGATCACTGTTTGGCCATAAGCCTTATACGTAATGGCCCATTTAGATCTGCTGGAGCATGAAACCATGTAACTCGAGATATAAGAAACATTTTAATACTTGATGTCAATTGCGGGTTAAAATACCACGGAGCATGAGTTCCGACACCCTCGCCGATCAAAGGATTCCCCCATGCGCAAGAGTTGCATCACAAAAAGGATGGACAATCCAAGATGCCCATTAGCCACGCATGTCAGCTTCACACCCTATCAAGCGGGCATGACAGGGAATAATTCAGGTAC
Protein-coding regions in this window:
- a CDS encoding hypothetical protein (EggNog:ENOG41), which translates into the protein MTKAEVEGIICKFLTECDNHFHRLSICPIHEYDIFAPPCACQEKLVQYYKHIASSLGKSWGRQIDPEHVRAIVEATLCARVEAIKENSSLINDIRGSKSLILLNAHIFLCSFAVFKDSHSYEAVHRLYWSVNGALDSQQEATKRKETLLEQQEAKRAKSVSGAGNTSAED